In Mycobacterium sp. Aquia_213, the sequence CACCACGCGGAATTGCTCGAGAACACTGCCACTGGATTGGGTGCCGAGGTGGCGGACCCAGCACTCGTTCATCGCCCCGATGTCGTTGCGCACATGGTCGAGCGCCTTGACGTCGATGTCGGGTTCGGGCGCGGCGATGCCCGCGAGGAACGATTCGGTGCCGATGATGTGCGACACCACGCCTTGCACGTCCCAGCCCGGCAGCGGCGTCGCCGCCCGCCACTGCGCCTCGGGCAACCCCGCGAGCAGCGCATCGATGGAGTCCCACACCGCGAACAGACCGTTCAGCACGTCGGACTTGTCGAGAATGGTGACAACACGCGTGGCCATGGTCGGATGCTAGGCCGATTAACGACCGAACGTTAGCCCCACTCGCGTCAGAATCAGGCCCGCGATCGTCAACATGACCGCTACCGCGGTCGCCCAGGTCAATCCACCGAAGGCGGTAACCCAGGCCCCGAGGCCGATCACGAGCAACGCATGGACCAGGCGGGCAACGACAAAGCCCCGCTCCCGTAAGACCGACACGAGCACTGGGCGGGGTATGGCGTACAGGAGCCGACCAAGAATGACGATCAGCGCCGCGGTGAGCACTCCGGTAGCCACCCGAAGCGTCACCGTGGAATGACCGTCGTCGTGGCTGAACCCGACGAATTGGATCAGCACCGCCAACACGGTGGCAACGACCGTCAACCGGCGCAACATCTTCGCGAGCACCGCGCCGATATTCCTGCGGACGAGGTCGCCCAGTGCCGGATCGCTGCCCGCGGCACCGAGAAACCCGCGCAGGGCGTGGCCGAACTTGCCGCGCTGCAAGCGATTGACCGCCATATTGTTCAGCGCCGCGGCATGGCTTGCATCCAGCGCCAACGCCTGCCGGTACGACTCGGTCGATTCCCCGATGCGGCCCAGATCATGCAGGATCGAGCCCCGCAGCACGAGCCCGTCGGGACTCGCGGGGTCAAGCCGCAACGCCTCGTCGACGACCACCAGCGCCGAATGCAATTGGCGGGACTTTTGCAGCAGTCGAGCGTAAACCCGGTGTTGCAGAGGCTCATTCGGATGAGTTTTCACTCCCTGCCAAGCCATCCACAGCGCGTCAACGTAGCGGCCGAGGCCATCGAGCGACAACGCGTAGATCCGCATGGCCAATTCGTGCTGCGGTGCGACAGCCAATGCGGCGTATGCGCTGCGCGAGGCGCCGTCATAGTTTTCGAGCAGGTATTCAGCGCGCGCATGTTGAGCTAATAGGCCGGGATCGTCGGGGTGCTGCGACAGCGAACGCCGCAGAACA encodes:
- a CDS encoding tetratricopeptide repeat protein, coding for MTSEPGVDQADQAIHIAEAYFDTENYERGRDVLRRSLSQHPDDPGLLAQHARAEYLLENYDGASRSAYAALAVAPQHELAMRIYALSLDGLGRYVDALWMAWQGVKTHPNEPLQHRVYARLLQKSRQLHSALVVVDEALRLDPASPDGLVLRGSILHDLGRIGESTESYRQALALDASHAAALNNMAVNRLQRGKFGHALRGFLGAAGSDPALGDLVRRNIGAVLAKMLRRLTVVATVLAVLIQFVGFSHDDGHSTVTLRVATGVLTAALIVILGRLLYAIPRPVLVSVLRERGFVVARLVHALLVIGLGAWVTAFGGLTWATAVAVMLTIAGLILTRVGLTFGR